From a single Nitrospirota bacterium genomic region:
- a CDS encoding PIN domain-containing protein: MKESVFLDTSAIYALINKKDPSHKKVEDFLRNFKGRLFVTNYVFDESVTLIRARLGHEKAVSVGNILLRSPQVEKLWVTPEDEKNAWMLFVSRNDKSYSFTDCTSFVAMRRIKIKKCLSLDGHFRQEGFEEIL, encoded by the coding sequence ATGAAAGAATCTGTGTTTCTTGATACGAGCGCCATTTATGCTCTCATAAACAAAAAAGACCCGAGCCACAAAAAAGTGGAGGACTTTTTGAGGAACTTCAAGGGAAGGCTCTTTGTCACAAATTATGTCTTTGATGAAAGTGTTACTCTTATTAGAGCGAGACTTGGTCATGAAAAAGCTGTTTCTGTGGGGAATATTCTTTTGAGATCTCCGCAGGTAGAGAAGTTATGGGTTACTCCCGAAGATGAAAAAAATGCATGGATGCTTTTTGTCTCAAGAAACGATAAATCTTACAGCTTTACTGATTGCACGAGTTTTGTCGCAATGAGGAGGATAAAGATAAAAAAATGCCTTTCGCTTGAT